Proteins found in one Flavobacterium channae genomic segment:
- a CDS encoding ExbD/TolR family protein — translation MSKFKKKKSGDLPAISTASLPDIVFMLLFFFMTATTMKDSDLKIENTLPKANQTAKLHKKQYVMYIYAGKPSERYRATLGASDRIQLADKMASPAEIRNFIISERAQRNSEDEKYLTASLKIDKQVKMGLVSAIKLELRKINQLKVNYTTAQGNPVE, via the coding sequence ATGTCTAAATTTAAAAAGAAAAAATCGGGTGATCTTCCTGCTATTTCAACTGCATCTTTGCCAGATATTGTATTTATGCTTTTGTTCTTCTTCATGACTGCTACTACAATGAAAGATAGTGACTTGAAAATTGAAAATACACTACCTAAAGCAAATCAAACAGCTAAATTACATAAGAAACAATATGTTATGTATATCTATGCAGGAAAACCAAGCGAGAGATATCGCGCTACTTTAGGTGCTTCTGACCGTATACAATTAGCTGATAAAATGGCTTCACCTGCTGAAATAAGAAATTTTATTATTTCTGAAAGAGCACAACGTAATTCTGAAGACGAAAAATACCTTACTGCATCCTTAAAAATTGACAAACAAGTTAAGATGGGATTAGTAAGTGCAATCAAATTAGAGTTGCGTAAGATTAATCAATTGAAAGTAAATTATACTACTGCACAAGGAAATCCTGTTGAATAG
- a CDS encoding porin family protein: MRQFRSLFFLFFSIIGFSQSENKPVVDSLFREDQFYISVSYNFLQKTPDNFSQYSFSTGLSGGFLRDFPFTKNRHWSIAPGIGYSFNDLKQNIDLSSVSTSTSTTVVKSRMLLHYLDFPIEVRWRNATPESHKFWRIYGGFMMSYLINGNFEYEGAIGSGDENINVILNKFQYATYLSFGFNTWNAYIHYGLNPFFDKDKTAAENKVTTLKIGLIFYIL; the protein is encoded by the coding sequence ATGCGACAATTTAGATCTCTTTTTTTTCTATTTTTTTCTATAATTGGTTTTTCACAATCAGAGAATAAACCCGTTGTTGATTCTTTGTTTCGTGAGGATCAATTTTATATTTCTGTTTCTTATAATTTTCTTCAAAAAACGCCTGACAATTTTAGTCAGTATTCTTTTTCTACTGGTTTATCAGGTGGATTTTTGAGAGATTTTCCTTTTACTAAAAACAGACATTGGTCTATTGCTCCTGGAATTGGTTATTCGTTTAACGATTTGAAGCAAAATATCGATTTATCCTCTGTATCTACGAGTACTTCAACTACAGTTGTTAAAAGTAGAATGCTACTTCATTATTTAGATTTTCCTATTGAAGTTCGTTGGCGAAATGCAACACCAGAAAGTCATAAATTTTGGCGTATTTATGGGGGTTTTATGATGAGCTATTTAATTAATGGAAACTTCGAATATGAAGGCGCTATTGGTTCTGGGGATGAAAACATCAACGTTATTTTAAATAAATTTCAATACGCTACCTATCTAAGTTTTGGATTCAATACATGGAATGCTTACATTCATTATGGTTTAAATCCGTTTTTTGATAAAGATAAAACGGCTGCAGAAAATAAAGTTACTACCTTAAAAATAGGATTGATTTTTTATATTTTATAA
- a CDS encoding MotA/TolQ/ExbB proton channel family protein, translating to MKRLFSILAITGLMTFGNVQAQDSTQAAAPATEQVADSTATEATTDEATATTDEAAPAEEVTFTQGMKKRFIEGGPAFMGIVLICLILGLAIAIERIIYLNLSSTNSKKLISEVESALNSGGVDAAKEVARNTSGPVASIFYQGLDRYSHGLDSAEKSIVAYGGVQMGQLEKNVSWISLFIALAPMLGFMGTVIGMIEAFDQIQSAGSMEPSLVAGGIKVALLTTVFGLIVAIILQIFYNYITAKIDSIVNDMEDASISLVDMLSDYSKK from the coding sequence ATGAAAAGATTATTTTCTATTTTAGCAATCACGGGGCTTATGACTTTTGGAAATGTTCAAGCTCAAGATTCAACTCAAGCGGCAGCTCCTGCTACAGAACAAGTTGCTGATTCAACTGCAACTGAAGCTACAACTGATGAAGCTACTGCAACAACTGACGAAGCTGCTCCAGCTGAAGAAGTTACTTTCACTCAAGGAATGAAAAAACGTTTTATTGAAGGTGGACCTGCTTTCATGGGAATTGTATTAATCTGTTTAATTTTAGGTTTAGCAATTGCTATCGAGAGAATTATCTACTTAAACTTATCTTCTACAAATTCTAAAAAATTAATTAGTGAAGTAGAAAGTGCTTTAAATTCAGGTGGTGTTGATGCTGCTAAAGAAGTAGCTAGAAATACTTCTGGACCAGTTGCATCTATTTTCTACCAAGGTTTAGATCGTTATTCTCATGGTTTAGATTCAGCTGAAAAATCTATCGTAGCTTATGGTGGTGTTCAAATGGGTCAATTAGAGAAAAACGTTTCTTGGATTTCTTTATTTATTGCATTAGCACCGATGTTAGGATTCATGGGAACGGTAATCGGGATGATCGAGGCGTTTGACCAAATCCAATCTGCAGGATCTATGGAGCCATCTTTAGTTGCTGGAGGTATTAAAGTTGCCTTATTAACAACTGTATTCGGACTTATCGTTGCTATTATCTTACAAATTTTCTATAACTATATCACTGCAAAAATCGATTCTATCGTTAATGATATGGAAGATGCATCTATCAGCTTAGTTGATATGTTATCTGATTACAGCAAAAAATAA
- a CDS encoding ExbD/TolR family protein, which yields MARKGRGLPPEVNAGSMADIAFLLLIFFLVTTTIGVDQGINRLLPRWEENPPVPPINERNILTVLVNKDNQLLVEEKIVELKDLRQTAIEFLENNGNGSCAYCNGKKDPNSSDSPGDAVISLNNDGQTSYEMYIAVQNELVAAYNFLRDRECKRRYGMTFTEMEYIYNDPASKATEGLVEDLKPKVEKIQELFPMRLSEAEPKK from the coding sequence ATGGCTAGAAAAGGAAGAGGTTTACCACCTGAAGTAAATGCCGGTTCTATGGCAGATATTGCTTTCTTACTTTTGATTTTCTTCTTGGTAACTACAACTATTGGAGTTGACCAAGGGATTAACAGACTCTTGCCTCGTTGGGAAGAAAACCCACCTGTTCCGCCTATTAATGAAAGAAACATTTTAACAGTTTTGGTTAATAAAGACAACCAACTTCTTGTTGAAGAGAAGATAGTTGAACTTAAAGATTTAAGACAAACTGCTATTGAGTTTCTTGAAAATAATGGTAATGGTAGTTGTGCTTATTGTAATGGGAAAAAAGATCCTAATTCATCAGATAGTCCTGGTGATGCAGTAATTTCCTTAAATAACGACGGGCAAACATCTTACGAAATGTATATTGCTGTTCAAAACGAATTAGTTGCAGCTTATAACTTTTTAAGAGATAGAGAATGTAAGAGACGTTACGGTATGACTTTTACAGAAATGGAATACATTTATAATGATCCAGCTTCTAAAGCAACCGAAGGTTTAGTAGAGGATTTGAAACCGAAAGTGGAAAAAATTCAAGAATTATTTCCAATGAGACTTTCAGAAGCAGAACCAAAAAAATAA